One Pelagicoccus sp. SDUM812003 genomic window carries:
- a CDS encoding sigma 54-interacting transcriptional regulator, whose protein sequence is MNHDTNCQVGGCALAREGPSLELLNRSTGVNCRSVRELGMMFAISQTLEKSFDLTEVVSPVLHRLRDWMGLERGTIAIRNRDTGGLLLSEAVGLPRDFTPEDYLEIIGDRLERAMEKREPVVVPDLAVWAEENGVSENLIQSLQLAPRTGLMCVPMKFEEEAIGTLSIERQHDPRFGWEADLRLLSMIASIIAQAARVRQDASEQIQSLREENDRLQEAVEKSFRPDGMIGNSGAMRSVYYHIDQVARSVTTVLIRGESGTGKELVAKALHEKSDRVKKPFVKFNCAALPDSIIESELFGHEKGAFTGALSMRKGRFELADGGTIFLDEIGDISLATQVKLLRVLQEKEFERVGSQTTQRTDVRVIAATSRDLEEMMANGTFREDLYYRLNVFPIYMPPLRERKCDVLLLCDHFIEKYSKRQRKTPIRISSAAIDLLMSYHWPGNVRELENCMERAVLLAKGQSVKTHHLPPTLQKKSPKERNEEATLADAIEALEREMIVDSLKDTGSNMAEASRRLGISERKMGLRVKKYNIMLDHYKS, encoded by the coding sequence ATGAATCACGATACAAACTGTCAAGTGGGGGGATGCGCCCTGGCCCGTGAGGGGCCATCGCTTGAGCTGTTGAATCGTTCGACCGGCGTCAACTGCCGATCCGTCCGCGAACTCGGAATGATGTTCGCCATCAGCCAAACCCTCGAAAAGAGCTTCGATCTCACCGAGGTCGTCAGCCCCGTGCTTCACCGACTGCGCGACTGGATGGGTCTAGAACGCGGCACCATCGCCATTCGAAACCGGGACACCGGTGGGCTACTTCTTTCAGAAGCGGTGGGCTTGCCGAGGGACTTCACACCCGAAGACTACCTGGAAATCATCGGCGACCGGTTGGAACGCGCCATGGAGAAACGAGAGCCTGTGGTCGTGCCAGACCTCGCGGTTTGGGCTGAAGAGAACGGTGTATCTGAAAATCTGATACAAAGCCTTCAACTCGCTCCTAGGACCGGCCTGATGTGCGTTCCCATGAAATTCGAGGAGGAAGCTATCGGCACCCTTAGCATCGAACGGCAGCACGACCCCAGATTTGGATGGGAAGCGGATTTGAGACTGCTCTCCATGATCGCCTCCATCATCGCCCAAGCGGCGCGCGTTCGGCAAGACGCCAGCGAGCAGATCCAGAGCTTGCGCGAAGAAAACGACCGCTTGCAGGAGGCGGTAGAGAAAAGCTTCCGACCGGACGGCATGATCGGCAATTCCGGAGCGATGCGCTCGGTCTACTATCACATCGATCAGGTCGCTCGCAGCGTAACCACAGTTCTGATACGCGGCGAAAGTGGCACCGGCAAGGAACTGGTGGCGAAAGCGCTTCACGAAAAAAGCGACCGAGTGAAGAAGCCCTTCGTGAAATTCAACTGCGCCGCCCTGCCTGACTCCATCATCGAAAGCGAGCTCTTCGGCCACGAGAAAGGAGCCTTCACCGGCGCCCTTTCCATGCGCAAGGGACGTTTCGAACTGGCGGACGGCGGAACCATTTTCCTAGACGAGATCGGAGACATCTCGCTCGCCACTCAGGTGAAACTGCTGCGGGTGCTGCAGGAAAAGGAGTTCGAGCGCGTCGGCAGCCAAACCACCCAGCGAACCGACGTGCGCGTCATCGCCGCCACCAGCAGGGATCTCGAAGAGATGATGGCCAACGGAACCTTTCGCGAAGACCTTTACTACCGGCTCAACGTCTTCCCCATCTACATGCCACCTCTTCGCGAACGCAAATGCGACGTGCTGCTGCTCTGCGACCACTTCATCGAAAAATATTCCAAACGTCAGCGAAAGACGCCTATCCGCATCTCCAGCGCCGCTATCGATTTGCTCATGAGCTACCATTGGCCAGGCAACGTGCGCGAACTGGAAAACTGCATGGAGCGGGCCGTGCTGCTTGCCAAAGGGCAGTCAGTCAAAACCCATCACCTGCCCCCGACGCTGCAAAAGAAGTCCCCCAAGGAGCGAAACGAGGAAGCCACCCTGGCCGACGCCATCGAAGCCCTGGAACGCGAGATGATCGTCGATTCGCTCAAGGACACCGGCAGCAACATGGCCGAAGCCTCCCGTCGCCTCGGCATCAGCGAACGCAAAATGGGCCTGCGGGTGAAGAAATACAATATCATGCTCGACCACTACAAGTCGTAG
- the nifH gene encoding nitrogenase iron protein, with translation MRKVAIYGKGGIGKSTTTQNTVAALAEMGKKVMVVGCDPKADSTRLLLGGLAQRSVLDTLREEGEDVELEDIRSDGFCNSLCVESGGPEPGVGCAGRGIITSINMLEQLGAYDGDQGLDYVFYDVLGDVVCGGFAMPIREGKAEEIYIVCSGEMMAMYAANNISKGILKFAETGVVRLGGLICNSRNCDREAEMIEEFARRLGTQMIHFVPRDNDVQRAEINRKTVIDWNPDCNQANEYRQLAQKIDENRMTVIPTPLEIEELESLLMEYGLFK, from the coding sequence ATGCGCAAAGTCGCAATCTACGGAAAGGGAGGCATTGGAAAATCTACCACCACTCAGAACACCGTCGCCGCCCTTGCCGAAATGGGCAAGAAGGTGATGGTTGTTGGTTGCGATCCGAAAGCGGACTCGACTCGACTATTGCTCGGCGGTCTCGCCCAGCGTTCCGTACTCGACACCCTCCGCGAAGAAGGCGAGGACGTAGAGCTCGAAGACATCCGTTCCGACGGATTCTGCAACAGCCTCTGCGTGGAGTCCGGCGGTCCCGAGCCAGGAGTTGGCTGTGCCGGTCGCGGTATCATCACTTCCATCAACATGCTCGAGCAGCTCGGCGCCTATGATGGCGACCAAGGACTCGACTACGTTTTCTACGACGTGCTCGGCGACGTGGTTTGCGGCGGATTCGCCATGCCGATTCGCGAAGGCAAGGCGGAAGAAATCTACATCGTTTGCTCCGGCGAAATGATGGCGATGTACGCGGCCAACAACATCTCCAAGGGAATCCTGAAGTTCGCGGAAACCGGCGTGGTACGCCTCGGCGGCTTGATCTGCAACAGTCGTAACTGCGACCGCGAAGCGGAAATGATCGAGGAGTTCGCCCGTCGTCTCGGCACGCAAATGATCCACTTCGTACCTCGCGACAACGACGTGCAACGCGCGGAGATCAATCGCAAGACCGTGATCGATTGGAATCCGGACTGCAACCAGGCCAACGAGTATCGTCAGCTCGCTCAGAAGATCGACGAGAACCGCATGACAGTCATCCCGACTCCTCTCGAAATCGAAGAGTTGGAAAGTCTGCTCATGGAATACGGCCTCTTCAAGTAA
- the nifD gene encoding nitrogenase molybdenum-iron protein alpha chain has translation MGPHGPSAAEAREKMLEAYPRKTQRKRGKQMLVNESPSTPAEIGANSRTVPGIITQRGCSYAGCKGVVIGPIYDILHITHGPIGCGFYSWLSRRNMTKIRAEGETNYLQYSMSTDMQEDHIVFGGEKQLAQAIQEAYDEFKPKAISVYATCPVGLIGDDIHSVCRTMKEKLGINIFGFSCEGYKGVSQSAGHHIANNGVFKHMIGLDDSPVEHKYKINILGEYNIGGDAWEIDRIFARCGIKIIGTLSGGVSYGDICNCHMADLNVVMCHRSINYMAEMMETKFGIPWFKVNFIGLEGTKKSLRKIAQYFGDKELIDKVEEVIAAEMAEVRPIINDVKTRTTGKTAALFVGGSRAHHYQDLFEDMDMKVIAAGYEFAHRDDYEGRDVLPNIKIDADSRNIEELEVEADPERFNLRKTVDRKKSLEDSGFSFSDYEGMMRQMKKDTLVIDDISHHELEKLIEFYKPDVIGSGIKDKYVIEKMGVPCKQLHSYDYGGPYAGFKGAINFFKEIDRMTSTKVWKLTRAPWHAGAGESPASEEKVPATV, from the coding sequence ATGGGGCCACATGGGCCATCTGCGGCGGAAGCTCGCGAGAAGATGTTGGAGGCCTACCCACGCAAGACTCAACGCAAGCGTGGCAAGCAGATGCTTGTAAACGAGTCGCCATCGACTCCAGCGGAGATCGGTGCCAACAGCCGAACCGTTCCAGGTATTATCACGCAACGTGGTTGTTCCTACGCAGGATGTAAAGGGGTGGTCATCGGACCGATCTACGACATCCTCCATATCACTCACGGCCCGATCGGCTGTGGATTCTATAGCTGGCTCTCCCGTCGCAACATGACGAAGATCCGGGCCGAAGGCGAAACCAACTACCTGCAGTATTCAATGTCTACTGACATGCAGGAGGACCACATCGTCTTCGGCGGAGAGAAGCAGCTCGCTCAGGCCATTCAGGAAGCGTACGACGAGTTCAAGCCCAAGGCGATCTCGGTTTATGCGACTTGTCCGGTCGGTTTGATCGGTGACGACATTCACTCGGTCTGCCGCACCATGAAGGAGAAGCTTGGTATCAACATCTTCGGCTTCTCTTGCGAAGGATACAAAGGCGTTTCCCAGTCCGCTGGTCACCACATCGCCAACAACGGCGTGTTCAAGCACATGATCGGTTTGGATGACTCTCCAGTAGAGCACAAGTACAAGATCAACATCCTGGGCGAATACAACATCGGTGGAGACGCTTGGGAAATTGATCGCATCTTCGCTCGCTGCGGTATCAAGATTATCGGTACGCTATCGGGTGGTGTGAGCTACGGCGATATTTGCAACTGTCATATGGCCGACCTAAACGTGGTCATGTGCCACCGTTCCATCAACTACATGGCGGAGATGATGGAAACGAAGTTCGGCATTCCCTGGTTCAAGGTGAATTTCATCGGACTCGAGGGTACCAAGAAGTCGCTGCGCAAGATCGCTCAATATTTCGGCGACAAGGAACTCATCGACAAGGTCGAGGAAGTCATCGCCGCGGAGATGGCGGAGGTCCGTCCAATCATCAACGATGTGAAGACTCGCACGACCGGCAAGACCGCAGCCCTCTTCGTGGGAGGCAGTCGCGCTCACCACTATCAGGATCTCTTCGAAGATATGGACATGAAGGTGATCGCCGCCGGTTACGAGTTCGCCCACCGGGACGACTACGAAGGTCGCGACGTGCTGCCGAACATCAAGATCGACGCGGACAGCCGAAACATCGAGGAGCTCGAAGTGGAAGCCGATCCTGAGCGCTTCAATCTTCGCAAGACGGTGGATCGCAAGAAGTCCCTAGAGGACTCGGGATTCAGCTTCAGCGATTACGAAGGCATGATGCGTCAGATGAAAAAGGATACGCTGGTCATCGACGACATCTCTCACCACGAGCTCGAAAAGCTCATCGAGTTCTACAAGCCGGACGTGATCGGATCAGGTATCAAGGACAAGTACGTCATCGAGAAGATGGGTGTACCCTGTAAGCAACTACACTCCTACGACTATGGAGGACCTTATGCCGGATTCAAGGGCGCGATCAACTTCTTCAAGGAGATCGATCGCATGACTTCCACCAAAGTCTGGAAACTGACGCGTGCTCCTTGGCACGCCGGAGCCGGCGAATCTCCCGCATCGGAGGAGAAGGTCCCCGCTACGGTTTAG
- the nifK gene encoding nitrogenase molybdenum-iron protein subunit beta, protein MLDGTTAEIRERKALRINPAKTCQPIGAMYAALGVNKCMPHSHGSQGCCAYHRSHLTRTYKEPVVATTSSFTEGASVFGGLANLQTALDNIFTIYNPDIVAVHTTCLSEVIGDDIPMIIKKSIESGKIPEGKTVIHANTPSFAGSHVTGYANQLEAFVKYLSESTVEEKKNVINLFPGFVDPSDMREIKRLASLVGVEFIMATDTSDVLDSPADGSYHMYPDGGTKIAELKAMGDSFLSLGLGPTGTEAGTKALEKKCNVPFKTLALPIGVSATDEFVDALRLAGDTSVPTELEYERGRLVDMISDMSQYLHNKKVAIFGDPDHLDSMVRFLVEIGMEPAIVITGTPGKKWERQMKELLPNAEVRAFSDMHYMHQWMKNNSVDLLIGNTYGKLVAKAENIPFVRFGFPILDRVGHRAFPFVGYVGAMRLIEKITDQFFDKRDREDPDHETELIF, encoded by the coding sequence ATGTTAGACGGAACCACAGCTGAAATTCGCGAGCGCAAGGCGCTGCGCATCAATCCGGCAAAAACCTGTCAGCCTATCGGCGCCATGTACGCGGCGCTAGGGGTGAACAAGTGTATGCCGCACTCCCACGGGTCGCAGGGGTGCTGCGCTTATCACCGCAGCCATTTGACTCGTACCTACAAGGAGCCAGTCGTTGCCACCACCAGCTCCTTCACCGAAGGCGCCTCGGTATTCGGTGGCTTGGCGAACCTGCAGACCGCCCTCGATAACATCTTCACCATCTACAATCCGGATATCGTGGCGGTTCACACCACTTGCTTGTCCGAGGTGATTGGCGACGACATTCCGATGATTATCAAGAAGTCGATCGAAAGCGGCAAGATTCCCGAGGGCAAGACTGTCATTCACGCCAATACGCCGAGCTTCGCTGGCAGTCACGTCACGGGTTATGCCAATCAGTTGGAAGCCTTCGTGAAGTACCTGTCGGAATCGACCGTCGAGGAGAAGAAAAACGTTATCAATCTCTTTCCGGGATTCGTCGACCCGTCCGACATGCGTGAGATCAAGCGTCTCGCCAGCCTAGTTGGCGTAGAGTTCATCATGGCCACGGATACCTCCGATGTCCTGGACTCGCCAGCCGACGGAAGCTACCACATGTATCCAGATGGTGGTACAAAGATCGCCGAACTGAAGGCCATGGGCGATAGCTTCCTTTCTTTGGGGCTTGGTCCAACGGGTACTGAAGCCGGTACGAAAGCCTTGGAAAAGAAGTGCAACGTTCCGTTCAAGACCTTGGCTCTCCCGATCGGAGTATCCGCTACGGACGAGTTCGTCGATGCCCTCCGGCTCGCTGGCGATACCTCAGTGCCAACCGAGCTCGAGTACGAGCGCGGCCGCTTGGTGGACATGATCAGCGATATGTCGCAGTATCTGCACAACAAGAAGGTGGCGATCTTCGGGGATCCCGACCACCTCGATAGCATGGTCAGGTTCCTGGTGGAAATTGGCATGGAGCCAGCCATCGTTATCACGGGAACACCTGGCAAGAAGTGGGAGCGCCAGATGAAGGAGCTCCTCCCTAACGCTGAAGTGAGAGCCTTCTCCGATATGCACTACATGCATCAGTGGATGAAGAACAACTCAGTGGATCTTCTCATTGGCAACACCTACGGCAAACTGGTTGCCAAGGCGGAAAACATTCCGTTCGTACGCTTCGGCTTCCCGATCCTCGACCGGGTAGGCCACCGGGCGTTCCCTTTTGTTGGATACGTCGGAGCGATGCGCCTCATCGAGAAGATCACCGATCAGTTCTTCGACAAGCGCGACCGTGAGGATCCAGATCACGAGACCGAGCTAATCTTCTAG
- a CDS encoding ferritin has product MNDSISKALIDQANHELYAAHCYHAMSIWCETKDYSGFAKFFAEQATEEREHAEKFIDHVIDRGGFPALTSIAVPQTEYGSLSEIALKAEELEKANSNAIKKCYEISLETKDYESQRMLLWFIDEQVEEEAWTEKMVTLVKRMECPGAAYSLDRHIIKELASDE; this is encoded by the coding sequence ATGAACGATTCCATTTCCAAAGCCCTTATCGACCAGGCCAATCACGAGCTCTATGCGGCTCATTGCTACCACGCCATGTCGATCTGGTGCGAAACTAAAGACTACAGCGGCTTTGCCAAGTTCTTCGCCGAACAAGCGACTGAAGAACGCGAGCACGCGGAGAAATTTATAGATCACGTCATAGATAGAGGCGGATTTCCGGCTCTGACATCGATCGCTGTTCCACAAACTGAATACGGCTCGCTGAGCGAAATCGCTCTCAAGGCCGAGGAGCTCGAGAAAGCCAATTCGAACGCGATCAAGAAGTGCTACGAGATTTCGTTGGAGACGAAGGACTACGAGTCTCAGCGCATGCTACTTTGGTTCATAGACGAGCAGGTTGAAGAGGAAGCGTGGACCGAGAAAATGGTGACTCTGGTCAAGCGAATGGAGTGCCCCGGCGCTGCCTACAGTTTGGACAGGCACATCATCAAGGAGCTCGCTTCCGATGAATGA
- the nifE gene encoding nitrogenase iron-molybdenum cofactor biosynthesis protein NifE — MNTGDPTGGIQVLSDRSDQVWTKGSGKAFVCDKKSAAGSVTQRACAFCGSRVVLYPIADALHIVHGPIGCAVYNWDIRGALSSGPQLHRNSFSTDLAEKEVVFGGEKKLKASLIELIDYYKPKAAFVYSTCIVGVIGDDVEAICKVVTKETGIDVIPVDSPGFKGTKRSGYQAACEAAYRLVGTGSTENLGKYTINLMGEFNIAGEAWMIRRYFEQIGIEVVATITGDGRVDDLRRCHGAKLNLVQCSGSMTHLAKLLKDEHGIPMQRVSFFGFEDTARAIYAAAEFFGDPEIMRKAQELVRSEIAKFAPQIRDYKKKLKGKKAALYVGGAFKAFSLVLALRALGMKTVLAGTQTGSAEDYEQLKEICDEGTVIVDDSNPLELAKFVIEKDVDLFIGGVKERPVAYKLGVAFCDHNHERKIPLAGFEGMLSFAEEVAASVLSPVWKFVPRREALAVAAFEEARKGEGK; from the coding sequence ATGAATACGGGAGATCCAACAGGAGGCATACAGGTCTTGTCTGATCGTTCAGATCAGGTCTGGACCAAAGGGTCCGGAAAGGCGTTTGTCTGCGACAAGAAAAGCGCTGCCGGATCAGTGACTCAACGGGCCTGCGCCTTCTGTGGATCTCGCGTTGTTCTGTATCCCATCGCGGATGCTCTGCACATCGTGCATGGGCCCATCGGATGCGCGGTTTATAACTGGGATATCCGAGGAGCGCTCTCCTCCGGACCGCAGCTGCACCGCAACAGTTTTTCTACGGACCTCGCGGAAAAGGAGGTCGTTTTCGGAGGTGAAAAGAAGCTCAAGGCATCGCTCATCGAGCTGATTGACTACTACAAGCCCAAGGCGGCCTTCGTTTATTCCACCTGCATCGTTGGCGTCATCGGCGATGATGTGGAGGCGATTTGCAAAGTCGTTACCAAGGAAACCGGAATCGATGTCATTCCCGTCGACTCGCCAGGTTTCAAAGGAACGAAGCGTAGCGGGTACCAAGCCGCTTGCGAAGCCGCGTATCGACTGGTAGGAACAGGAAGTACGGAAAATCTCGGCAAGTACACCATCAATTTGATGGGCGAGTTCAACATCGCTGGCGAAGCCTGGATGATTCGTCGCTATTTCGAGCAAATCGGTATCGAGGTTGTGGCTACGATTACCGGAGATGGGCGGGTCGATGACCTGCGCCGCTGTCACGGAGCGAAGCTCAACCTGGTGCAGTGTTCCGGCTCCATGACTCATTTGGCCAAGCTGCTGAAGGACGAGCACGGCATTCCCATGCAGCGCGTTTCCTTCTTCGGATTTGAGGATACGGCGCGAGCCATCTACGCAGCAGCGGAATTCTTCGGTGATCCGGAGATCATGCGCAAGGCCCAGGAACTGGTTCGCAGCGAGATCGCGAAGTTCGCGCCCCAGATTCGTGACTACAAGAAGAAGCTGAAAGGTAAGAAGGCGGCCCTGTATGTCGGCGGCGCTTTCAAGGCTTTTTCCTTGGTGCTGGCGCTTCGAGCCCTTGGCATGAAAACGGTGCTTGCGGGTACGCAGACCGGCAGCGCCGAAGATTACGAGCAGCTCAAGGAGATTTGCGACGAAGGCACCGTGATCGTGGATGACTCGAATCCATTGGAGCTGGCGAAATTCGTCATCGAAAAGGACGTCGATCTCTTTATCGGCGGAGTTAAGGAGCGGCCGGTCGCCTACAAGTTGGGAGTCGCCTTCTGCGATCACAATCACGAGCGCAAGATCCCCTTGGCCGGATTCGAGGGCATGCTGAGCTTTGCGGAAGAAGTCGCAGCCAGCGTTCTGAGTCCCGTTTGGAAATTTGTTCCCAGACGGGAGGCTCTAGCAGTCGCCGCGTTTGAGGAAGCGAGGAAAGGAGAGGGAAAATGA
- a CDS encoding nitrogenase component 1 — protein MISGMEHKNPDLFTVSGVRVQGAPPEAATRNACKLCSPLGAAMVFNGIRGCLPFLHGSQGCATYIRRYMISHFREPVDIASSSFTEDDAIFGGARNFENGVENVIAQYSPECVGVATTCLSETIGENMIGMIKDFQKNHADKGPPLIHVSTPAYTGTHSDGYYAAIREVVAAFAEPCKERDVTRVNILPAMMSCEDLRHLRELCTIYGLEATVLPDYSTRLEGSSWGEYNRIPPGGTSIDEIKSMGDAAATIEFGHLVANRIDSAGMLLEKRSGSRRHALGWPIGIKLSDQLFTSLAIVSGKRMPESIAFDRGRVVDAYVDAHKYVSGKKAVVYGEPDLVIGLASFLSEIGIRPVVCATGSKGKGWKDLIASEIEGGMEDVLALSGADHAKIAEAAREVKPDLLLGSSKGYPLARELNVPLVRIGFPIHDRFGGQRQLSVGYRGTLALFDRLVNAVMESKQEDSKTGYSYL, from the coding sequence ATGATTTCGGGAATGGAGCACAAGAATCCGGATTTGTTCACCGTATCGGGAGTACGGGTACAAGGGGCGCCGCCTGAAGCGGCAACGCGAAACGCATGCAAGCTTTGCAGTCCGCTCGGAGCGGCGATGGTATTCAATGGCATCCGCGGCTGCCTGCCGTTTTTGCACGGCAGTCAGGGCTGTGCGACCTACATACGCCGCTACATGATCAGCCACTTTCGCGAGCCGGTGGACATCGCCTCGTCGAGCTTCACGGAAGATGACGCTATCTTCGGCGGAGCCCGGAATTTCGAAAACGGGGTGGAGAATGTGATCGCCCAGTACTCGCCCGAATGCGTCGGGGTGGCGACCACCTGCCTTTCCGAAACCATCGGCGAGAACATGATCGGCATGATCAAAGACTTTCAAAAGAACCATGCTGATAAAGGACCTCCTTTGATCCATGTATCCACTCCTGCTTACACCGGGACGCACAGCGATGGATACTACGCGGCCATTCGCGAGGTAGTGGCGGCGTTCGCTGAGCCCTGCAAGGAACGCGATGTAACGCGGGTCAACATTCTTCCCGCCATGATGTCCTGCGAGGATCTTCGCCACCTGAGGGAGCTTTGCACGATATACGGTCTTGAAGCGACGGTTCTGCCGGACTATTCCACGCGACTGGAAGGCAGCAGTTGGGGAGAGTACAATCGCATCCCGCCCGGAGGCACATCGATCGATGAGATCAAGAGCATGGGCGATGCGGCGGCCACCATTGAATTTGGTCACCTCGTTGCCAACCGAATCGATTCTGCCGGAATGCTTTTGGAAAAGCGTTCCGGTAGCAGACGGCATGCCCTTGGCTGGCCCATCGGTATCAAGTTAAGCGACCAGCTGTTCACTTCCTTGGCTATCGTATCCGGAAAGCGGATGCCGGAATCGATCGCTTTTGACCGCGGCCGGGTGGTGGACGCTTATGTGGACGCCCACAAGTATGTTTCCGGAAAGAAGGCGGTGGTGTACGGTGAGCCGGATCTGGTGATCGGCCTTGCGTCCTTCCTCAGCGAGATCGGCATTCGCCCAGTGGTTTGCGCCACCGGCTCGAAGGGAAAGGGCTGGAAAGATCTGATTGCTAGCGAGATCGAAGGCGGCATGGAAGACGTGTTGGCCCTCAGTGGAGCCGACCACGCCAAGATCGCCGAGGCGGCGCGCGAGGTGAAACCTGATCTGCTGCTGGGCTCAAGCAAAGGATACCCGTTGGCTCGCGAATTGAACGTGCCGTTGGTGCGTATCGGTTTTCCCATACACGACAGATTTGGCGGTCAGCGACAACTGAGCGTAGGCTATCGAGGCACGCTGGCTCTCTTCGATCGGCTGGTGAATGCAGTGATGGAGAGCAAGCAGGAGGATTCGAAGACCGGATACAGCTATCTGTAG
- a CDS encoding radical SAM protein — MEAIEKTPPTPEAINLDNHPCFNREACSSFGRVHLPVAPKCNIMCNYCNRDYDCVNESRPGVTSTVLSPGQALAYLEKIMEKRQDIAVVGIAGPGDPFANPEETMETFRLVRQRFPSMILCLSTNGLGLTEDYVKELAELKVSHVTITMNATDPEVAGQVYAWARHEKRIFRGTQAGELMISKQLQAIRWIKQYGMIAKVNSIIVPGINDEHIPEIAKEVGSMGADIMNCIPLLPTADTAFEHLPEPDAKMRFALRLKCGEHMNQMTHCARCRADAIGKLSEPMQDEAFELIQSCAKLPLNPQQERPCVAVATREGMLVNQHLGEAEVFSIYRVDPEDEEEFEFVETRPAPPLGGRDDRWAQLAESLKDCRALLAAAAGPSPKESLKKAGIKVIEMEGMVDVGLSHVFHGEELPPTLMRSFKSCGAGVTCGGDGTGCG; from the coding sequence ATGGAAGCGATAGAGAAAACACCACCGACACCTGAAGCCATCAACCTGGATAACCATCCTTGTTTTAACCGCGAGGCCTGTTCGTCCTTTGGACGCGTGCATCTGCCGGTGGCTCCCAAGTGCAACATAATGTGCAACTACTGCAATCGCGACTACGATTGCGTAAACGAGAGTCGCCCCGGTGTGACATCCACCGTGCTCTCTCCCGGTCAGGCTTTGGCCTACCTGGAGAAGATCATGGAAAAGCGACAGGACATTGCAGTGGTCGGAATCGCCGGACCGGGCGATCCCTTCGCCAATCCGGAGGAAACCATGGAAACCTTCCGCTTGGTTCGTCAGCGTTTTCCCAGCATGATTCTTTGCTTGTCCACCAATGGACTGGGCTTGACCGAGGATTACGTGAAAGAGCTGGCCGAGCTAAAGGTCAGCCACGTTACCATCACCATGAACGCTACCGATCCCGAGGTAGCTGGACAGGTCTATGCTTGGGCGCGGCACGAGAAGCGGATCTTTCGCGGAACGCAGGCCGGCGAATTGATGATATCCAAGCAGCTGCAAGCGATCCGCTGGATCAAGCAGTATGGTATGATCGCCAAGGTGAACTCCATCATCGTGCCAGGCATCAACGACGAGCACATTCCGGAGATCGCCAAAGAAGTCGGCTCCATGGGCGCGGATATCATGAATTGTATCCCACTTCTCCCTACAGCGGATACAGCCTTCGAGCATCTGCCGGAACCGGACGCCAAGATGCGTTTCGCTCTTCGTCTCAAATGTGGCGAGCACATGAACCAGATGACGCATTGCGCTCGCTGTCGGGCGGATGCCATCGGCAAGCTGAGCGAGCCCATGCAGGACGAAGCGTTCGAACTGATTCAGAGCTGCGCCAAGCTGCCTCTCAACCCGCAGCAGGAACGCCCTTGCGTCGCGGTCGCGACCCGTGAAGGAATGCTGGTGAATCAGCACCTTGGCGAAGCGGAAGTCTTTTCCATCTACCGCGTCGATCCCGAGGATGAGGAGGAATTCGAGTTTGTGGAAACGCGTCCGGCGCCACCGCTCGGCGGTCGTGACGATCGCTGGGCGCAGTTGGCCGAGTCGCTCAAAGACTGCCGGGCCTTGTTGGCCGCGGCTGCAGGTCCATCGCCGAAAGAGTCGCTCAAGAAGGCGGGCATCAAGGTGATCGAGATGGAGGGCATGGTCGATGTCGGTCTATCCCACGTTTTCCATGGCGAAGAACTGCCTCCCACGCTGATGCGCAGTTTCAAAAGCTGCGGGGCAGGCGTCACCTGTGGCGGCGACGGAACCGGATGCGGCTGA
- a CDS encoding (2Fe-2S) ferredoxin domain-containing protein, with protein MNKPEHHLFICGSARANGELKGVCCNKESIDLLSYTQSEVQDRMLGGVEVSMTGCLNMCTRGPVVIDYPSGNFYEKVTEELIDEILDAIEEGEVCQTNLIKD; from the coding sequence ATGAATAAGCCAGAACATCATCTGTTTATCTGTGGCAGCGCTCGGGCGAACGGGGAACTGAAAGGCGTCTGCTGCAACAAGGAGTCGATCGATCTCCTTTCCTACACCCAAAGCGAGGTCCAAGACCGCATGCTCGGTGGGGTGGAAGTCTCCATGACCGGCTGCTTGAACATGTGCACGCGCGGTCCGGTGGTCATCGACTACCCAAGCGGCAACTTCTACGAAAAGGTGACCGAGGAGCTCATCGACGAGATCCTTGACGCGATCGAAGAGGGCGAGGTTTGCCAGACCAATCTGATTAAGGACTAA